One genomic region from Esox lucius isolate fEsoLuc1 chromosome 24, fEsoLuc1.pri, whole genome shotgun sequence encodes:
- the LOC105020592 gene encoding RNA-binding protein 4.1 yields the protein MVKIFIGNLPNEVEKDEIEALFTQHGTVTECAKFKNYAFVHMDDRKSATKAIRSLHLFKLHGRPINVEPSRGKNQGPVKLHVANVEKGNDDELRALFEEYGTVTECAIVKNFAFVHMSNSDEAKDAIKGLDNTDFQGKRIHVQISKSRPRGEEDDYGPPPPPDRGGYWPPPRGFPGDREPPHYRGRMPGGFPGPPPPPPPPRRNPYAPERPYDREREGYGVVDYYEKYRARPAPYGAIPGYGDDRRVGTIPPPPPPSVMVRERLAATTLNSYERRPIPPPSSYYPRDRSPLRRPPPPVAPAGNGYSYERSRLSPVSRPAMYNLPRTRDPYADRVPPPPPARYTY from the exons ATGGTGAAGATCTTTATTGGAAACCTCCCTAATGAGGTGGAAAAAGATGAGATCGAGGCACTGTTTACTCAGCATGGCACTGTGACAGAATGTGCAAAGTTCAAAAACTATGCCTTCGTCCACATGGACGACCGCAAGTCCGCCACAAAAGCCATCCGCAGCCTGCACCTTTTCAAGCTACACGGGAGGCCAATCAATGTGGAGCCGAGCAGGGGGAAAAACCAGGGTCCGGTGAAACTTCATGTGGCCAATGTGGAGAAAGGCAATGACGATGAGTTGCGTGCGCTGTTTGAGGAGTACGGAACAGTCACAGAATGCGCCATTGTCAAGAACTTCGCCTTCGTTCACATGTCCAACTCGGACGAGGCAAAGGATGCCATCAAAGGGTTGGACAACACCGACTTCCAAG GCAAACGGATTCATGTTCAGATATCAAAGAGTCGCCCCAGGGGGGAGGAAGATGATTACGGTCCGCCTCCCCCACCCGATCGGGGTGGTTACTGGCCCCCACCCCGTGGCTTCCCAGGGGACAGGGAGCCACCCCATTACAGAGGGCGCATGCCTGGAGGGTTCCCTGGCCCCCCTCCACCGCCACCTCCCCCTAGGCGAAACCCTTATGCCCCCGAGCGCCCTTACGATCGCGAGAGGGAAGGCTATGGCGTGGTGGATTACTATGAGAAGTACAGAGCTCGCCCTGCCCCTTATGGCGCCATCCCGGGTTATGGAGATGACAGGCGGGTCGGCACCATACCCCCTCCGCCGCCCCCTTCAGTCATGGTCCGGGAGCGCCTTGCAGCCACCACCCTAAATTCGTACGAGCGCCGCCCCATACCCCCTCCGTCCTCTTACTACCCCCGTGACCGGAGTCCCCTCAGAAGACCACCTCCCCCCGTTGCCCCTGCGGGGAATGGCTACTCGTACGAGCGCTCCCGGCTCTCTCCGGTGTCCCGGCCTGCGATGTACAACCTACCCCGGACCAGGGACCCCTACGCAGATAGGGTTCCTCCTCCGCCCCCTGCCCGCTACACTTACTGA
- the LOC109614612 gene encoding cornifelin homolog yields the protein MAVYPQQMPVVNIQPGMFQSPTDQKTTWSSGICDCCEDIQICCFGFWCPCCLLCQISSDFGECFCLGLLDMFSGCIPSTSLALRSTMRERFRIQGSMCSDCAVVTFCTLCSWCQMAREMKVRRRPRVFANAPSSI from the exons ATGGCAGTATATCCACAGCAGATGCCAGTAGTGAACATCCAGCCTGGGATGTTTCAGTCACCTACAGACCAAAAGACTACGTGGAGCAGTGGTATCTGTGACTGTTGTGAAGACATTCAAATCT GTTGCTTTGGATTCTGGTGCCCCTGCTGTCTGCTGTGTCAGATCAGTTCGGACTTTGGGGAATGTTTCTGCCTCGGCCTGCTGGATATGTTTTCTGGCTGCATCCCATCCACCTCTTTGGCCCTCAGGAGCACCATGAGGGAGAGATTCCGCATCCAG GGGAGTATGTGCAGCGACTGTGCCGTGGTCACCTTCTGCACCCTGTGTTCCTGGTGCCAGATGGCCCGCGAAATGAAGGTTCGCCGGCGCCCGCGCGTATTCGCCAACGCCCCGTCCTCCATTTAG
- the LOC106024923 gene encoding cornifelin homolog encodes MAVYPQQMPVVNIQPGMFQSPTDQKTTWSSGICDCCEDIQICCFGFWCPCCLLCQISSDFGECFCLCLLDMFSGCIPSTSMALRSTMRERFRIQGSICSDCAVVTFCTQCSWCQMAREMKVRRRPHVFANAPSSVQIHMHAAQPMAYTTTPPTGLYPPAP; translated from the exons ATGGCAGTATATCCACAGCAGATGCCAGTAGTGAACATCCAGCCTGGGATGTTTCAGTCACCTACAGACCAAAAGACTACGTGGAGCAGTGGTATCTGTGACTGTTGTGAAGACATTCAAATCT GTTGCTTTGGATTCTGGTGCCCCTGCTGTCTGCTGTGTCAGATCAGTTCGGACTTTGGGGAATGTTTCTGCCTCTGCCTGCTGGATATGTTTTCTGGCTGCATCCCATCTACCTCTATGGCCCTCAGGAGCACCATGAGGGAGAGATTCCGCATTCAG GGGAGTATTTGCAGCGACTGTGCCGTGGTCACCTTCTGCACCCAGTGTTCCTGGTGCCAGATGGCCCGCGAAATGAAGGTTCGCCGGCGCCCGCACGTATTCGCCAACGCCCCGTCCTCTGTTCAGATCCACATGCATGCCGCTCAGCCCATGGCTTATACCACCACTCCACCCACAGGCCTCTACCCTCCGGCGCCATAG